TTTGTGGAGCCCCCGACCATTTCCAAAGGGACTGCCCTCAGAGACCCCTAGCATTGGTACCTCGAAAGCAAACCAAAGCAAGGAGGATGCCAAAAAACTGGAGGCGAGGGGCGCTGTCGCACGCCCCGGTACAGCAATCACATGCGACACAAGGGAACAGGCTGGCGATTTGcgcccccccagctcagccagcGCTCTGTGCCCCTACACCCCAGCCAGCAATCTGCGCTCCTCCACCGCAGCCAGCGCTGGGCTGGACTTATCCAACAGGGACACAGTCCTTATAACTTCCACTGAGGTGGTGCTAATCCCGACTGGGTGTTGGGGTCCCCTTAATCCAGGGGTACATGCACTGCTGATTGGAAGGTCCTCCACTACCagaatgggtttgtttgtgctgcCAGGTGTAATAGATTCAGATTCTCATAGTGAGATTCTAATAATGGCTTGGACCCCTTCACCCCCCTGCTTCATTCCGAAAGGACAGAAGCTTGCTCAGTTAATCCCCTTTTACAGTGCGTcgcctgcaggggagggggggagggagcggggttCGGGGGCCTTTGGCAGCACGGGACAACCACAAGTTTACTGGGCAACAGccatcacagccacacagccGCTCATGACGTGCCAGGTTAATGGGCACCGATTTACAGGCCTTTTGGACTCGGGAGCCGATGTCTCCATCATAAAGGACTCCGAATGGCCACTTGACTGGCCTactgtttgcccagctgcaaCCATTCAAGGGGTAGGAGGTACACAAAGACCCAGACAGAGTGCTCAAATACTCACTGTCTTGGGGCCGGAGGGACAATTAGCAAAGGTAGCTCCATTCATAGCTCCAATCCCTTGCTCTCTGTGGGGACGTGATATACTTTCACAGTTTGGCACAGTCATGCAAATAcctcctgcaagcagccagGTTTTTCAATAGGGGCCATTGGTCAGCCGTCCCAAGCACCGATTAAGCTGGTCTGGAAAAGTGACCAGCCTGTCTGGGTAGACCAGTGgcccatgaaaaaagaaaggcttgatcatttaaaaatgcttgtagAGGAACAATTAGAAGCAGGACACATTGTGCCAACAAatagtccctggaacactcctgtattttgcattccCAAAAAATCTGGCAAATGGAGGATGCTTCAGGATCTCAGAGCAGTAAATGCAGTCATTGAACCTATGGGAACATTGCAACCAGGATTACCCTCACCTGCGATGCTCCCAGCAAACTGGCCTCTGACAATAATTGATTTAAAAGATTGCTTTTTTACCATATTCCTGCATCCCGAGGATGCCCCaaggtttgcattttccattccaGCATTAAACAACTCACAGCCTATGCAAAGGTATCACTGGGTTGTTCTCCCTCAAGGGATGAAGAACAGTCCAACCATATGCCAAACAGTAGTTGCAAATGCTATTCAACCCATTAGAAAGCGTTTCCCCTCTGCAATAATATATCAGTTTATGGATGATATTCTAATAAGCAtggccacagaaaatgaactgcaaattgttgtTACTGCCTTGACTGATGCTGTCCAAGAAGCAGGCTTGCaggttgcagcagagaaaatccagcgATCGCAGCCCTGGACCTATCTTGGATGGAGAATCACGCAGCAACagatttccccacagccactgcaactCGAGGTAAAGAACACTTTAACCCTAAATgagttgcaaaaactcctgggaGCTATTAATTGGTTAAGGCCTATTCTAGGCttaaccacagaggagctacaccctctctttgtgttATTAAAGGGGGACTCTGATCTAACGTCTAAcaggtctctgacagcagaggcaaaacagGCGTTGgacatttgtgccaaggcaatagaatctaggcagagcagaaggagaaatcctgaactgcaaatctgcctggccttagttcccagcaggtaccagccatttgcagtcttgtttcagtgggaccagACTGAAAAGGACCCACTGCTGGTTCTAGAATGGCTatttctgccccacaccccacatAAAACTGTATGgacaattaatgaaatgtttgctaagcTTGTTATTAAAGGCAGAGCTCGACTACAGGAACTAGATGGAAGGGATCCAGCGGtcatctacattccagccacgaAGGACAATTTTGCTTGGATGCTGGCTGAGGACACCGAGTTCCAAGCTGCCTTAGCAGGTTTTGATGGTAACATTTCAGTTAATCTCCCTAAGCACAAACTTTGGGCAGAAATCGGTAATTTACCTTTAAGAACCACGACTAGATGCAGGAGTGAGCCAATAAAAGGCCTCACAGTTTTtacagatgcatctggacgatcacaaaaagctgcagtgacttgggtgaatcctgatacaggacaatgggaacaaAAAGTACAGATCATGAACCAATGCTCTGtacaggttctggaactggctgctATTCGTATTGccttggaaaagttttctgaacaacctgttaatATTGTCACTGATTCTTGTTATGCTGCAGGGTTAGTTTCACGTCTAGAATGTTCATTTCTTCGGGATGTTTCTAACCCTcatttgttgtttgaaatgcatTCTATTTGGTTCCTTGTCAATCACAGAAAGTTTGATTTCTATATAATGCACATCAGGTCTCACACTGACATGCCAGGGCCAATAGCTGAAGGGAACCGGgaagctgacaaagcagcaatgttCAACACAGTACCTAGGACCCTTGAGCAAGCAAAATTGTCCcattcattttttcaccagaatgcacgctctctaaagagacaattcaaaaTTACTATCAATCAAGCCCGAGATATCATATTGTCTTGTCCAGACTGTCAAAAAATCACCCCtatgccatctcaggaaggtGTTAACCCCAGAGGGTTAGTATCCAATGAAATATGGCAATCAGATATTACACATATCCCAGAATTTGGCCccttgaaatatgtacatgtaactgtagacacacattcacagtacatcactgctacagcacacacaggtgagAAAGCCAAGGATGTAATAAGACACTGGCTAAGCTGTTTTGCTACCCTTGGCactccaaaacaaattaaaagtgatAATGGACCAGCATACGTCTCTGAAAAGGTAAGGAACTTCCTATCAGAATGGGGAATTTCACATATTACAGGAATTCCTCACTCGCCTACGGGACAAGCAATTGTAGAAAGAGCACACCGCACACTGAAAGAGAtgctaataaaacaaagaggggGGGAGAAGCTATGTAGTCCGCAAGAACGTTTGTGGAAAGCCacatatgttatcaattttttaaattgtgacagtgctgaaagaagcagatatgagaagcagcacaaatctcAGGCGTTTGCCTCTCCCAGGCCGCTAGTCATGGTAAAAGATTTGATTTCGGGACAGTGGACAGGACCTTTAGATCTTATGACTTGGGGGAGAGGTTACGCTTGTgtggcaacaggaaaagaacttAAGTGGATTCCCTCCAGGTGTGTAAAGCCCTATTTGGATACAcaatcacagctgcaggaaccagATAACTCAGGAGTTTAAAAAcagttatgttatgtttcagtttatgttaatgaccaatgtggtgacaagcaaactgcaaatactggtgtgtgtatgtttgtgtgtgaaTGATGACGGCCGTCGTGTGTGAGCTGAGTGAATGAATAAGAGAATTGTGTgactggaaaacataaaaacacagaataccTCACAAAACCACATTACCTACACCACAAGGTCACTTTGAAAGAATTGAGTTTTGATATGCTTACCCTGTTTCTTGAATAAAgttgaaatccccagttattaaaaaaccctcagattaataaaagtTATAGTTTACACACAGTTGGGCTAAaggccccaagttaataaaatagttatccaagttgcactaccctataggaatataaggttttaaaaggttcaTGTTAGAGTTAAGAAGCTAAGCGAAGCAATGCGCTGGGTCGCTGCGAAGCTTGGTAGTTTACAATGTTCTAgttgtttgcactgttttttacactgttttttgtgacttctttaaatatttgagagaggggatgtgtggggagcatgtctggatgcacaggggatgtgccaggccgaggggcccgaggggacatgcgcagtcacatacaactctattggctgaagaagtcacatggtacacagggatttaagagtgggaaatttgaataaaagttctctttgaccacaccaccgcacgaggagcgtcttcattccttgttatacaaggacccATGCTACAGTTAAAAGTTTTGAGAACTGATGTACAGGTGTTAGAGAGCAATTCCCGTGTCCCTTCAGTGCTGAATGAAGTAGGGTCACCTCTGGAACCCaaccaactgctcagagattttattccccggctttcactgacagtttctggggacccagatgagacaaagcagcgccgacagggcagagcagaggaatcgttggccctgcagcgtgtaccaaaggagttttggggagatGTTCCAGTTCCCTGGTCTGGAGAGTTCACTAcgccttcttttctgggaaaaagaacaggccatgaattttgggtccttgattttaaggccttttgcctgcacataaggcacagcaatgggaaggacgcagcgtgaggctgagaggtttctgtcatggtttgtgggCTTGGGTGAGATTGGGCCATAATTACAGGacacctgtaaaatctgggctttgggaaaggttggggagggttgggaaaggtgttcaaagggtggttttgcctgaggtgtTAAACATGGGAGCGGGTCTATCTTCCCAATTCCCGAGggaagagatcccagaaagctcccctgcaggttgtgttttaaggaacaggagaagagaccgagggtaaggggtttctttcctggagggaagggctgtcattcacttgcaggagccctgtgctgcaattgccagtctgactgcccaaattgaatacggacaaagattcctgacagacaaaaggtggcaggacagaaagctcttgctgcccatggagtgcccagggtggcccccaactgcatctgaaacccaaaggttccaggctttctttcctgggggaaaggccgtgacatcccaaagagtcccgtggcagacaggtggggctgcactgtgggggtgtgaggtgttggttctttggtttccaggggctattccagaatggagaggacaggctgtgacaccacaaagggacccatggcacaggggttggGCTGCACTAGGGGCTGTGAGacattggtgttttggtttccagcagccattctggaatggagggGATAGGCTGTGACATCACCAGAGGGCCCATGGCACAAAGGTGGGGCTTCACTTTGGGGTTTTAGGgcgttggttctttggttgccagggcccaTTCCGGAATGGAGAGGATAGGCTGTGACACCACAAAGGAGCCCTTGGCACATGCATGGGGTTGAACTGTCACGTGGTGGGggcttggttctttggtttccagaggctattccagaatggagaggataggCCAGAATGGATAGGACAACAAAAGGGCCCAAAGCACATGGGTTGGTCTGCACTATGGTgtggggtgttggttctttggttgccagggcctattctggaatggagaggacaggctgtgacaagaagtgcctgtcaCAACTGCAAAGACGGACGCACAAGTATCTTATGTGGgcatattctctgctctgccctgcacacccttagtgctggggtcaaaactcagcctctctgcttccctctcctgagggacttgttcttagacatccctttcccctcccggcAATTCCCAAGCCTGGACCCGGCTCTCATCCCCTCTCTGGTTCAGAGTCCTTGTACTGGGATGGAGTTGTGATGatatttttggtctgtgtttggcctttgCCACCTGCAGTAGTTTCTAGTTCTtcctgccaagttcactgataaaacagtaaatttgtccttggagggagaacttctgtataaactgttttaattggtctccTGTGATTGGTTACTGGCTCGTcaagggcatttggaggagaaagtgatgatGAGGTGAGGAAGGCtcgcccccagactcaattgggaAAGACCCCCAGGACTCACTGCGCCTGCATGAGGGGATTTCCAAGTTTCTCACCCATGCACAGAAGGGGTGCACTGacataaccaagggggtgggattgggaacccctgacggggcggtgctggccaccCCTCCCCGGGCAGGTGTGCTCAATGAactgtataaaagcagacatgctttctgtgctgggggtCAGCTCTACACGAAGGACCAAGTTGCTTTTAGCGGGGATGCCTGCTGGAGTGGGAGCCTGCCAGCCCTCCGGAacacgcagctgctgcagagaggcttTAGAAGTGGTTAGAGTGGGTAAGACTCTCTTGTaggtgacacctgggtgagtaGGGTGCTGTGCCTTCCTTTTAGGGTCTTTTTGTTCACTTTTCTCCTCCCTATTCCCTTTCTCTTGAGTGCCTATGTTTTCACTGTTAGCCACCTTTCACAATAAATAGTTACTTTCTTAAGTAGCAACGGTGTCTAGTTTTTCACCTTCCAGTATCTCTCGGACCTTTTCCCTCCCTGATACACGGCATGTGCCTAAACCACCTTTCTCCAGGATTTTGTAGTTCTGAGACTGTCCAAACCCCCCTGTTCACAGGATTTTTAAGGTCTGAGAATATTcaaacccccctgttcccaGGATTTCTGGAGTCTAGGAGTGTCCACATCCCCCTTCTGTGATATTTCAGGGTCAGGGagtgtccaaaccctcctgttGCCAGGATTTTTGAAGCCCCCCCACTTCTCCCCAGTAACCAGAAgtgcagagaactgggaagcttcactgtgtgcggggagctggggccgtgctgggggtcctggtggtgctgggagcccccccggctgcgggcgaggagctgtggggtgagcggggggaaagggggaaaagaggaggaaagaggggctGATGTCCCacatcctccttttccccacctttctgacctctcccacaCCTTTCCCATCATTCCCCACTCCTCAGTCCCATCTTGCCCCGgtccacttttggggggttccactcccctcccactgaATTTGGGATTCCCAGCACCTCTTTTACAGGGTTTATGTGGGTCCTGGCACCTCTTGGGGTCTGCTGGGTGCCCCGTTGGGGTGCAGATGCCCCCACAAAACCCCCCCAAGAACAGGGTGACACGTGAGGGACTCAGGGGgttccccattcccgatccatcctggggctggTTCTCCCCCCTCAAACTCTGCTCCCCCTGCGGTTTCCCCCCAAgtcacccccagccccttctcTCCAGTGAGCAGgactgcagagcactgagaagctttactgggaacactgggaacagcCAGGTAGGGTGAGAacaaaagcagggaagggggggacgGGCGACCCCCCCAAATGAGcgcagggtttggggggtcccggctgggcccgaggaaacggggaggggctgcggccgccggcggctcaggagctctgtggggagagaaaagggggtgagagcggggtgggggggcagggggggcacagaggcTCTGGGAGAGCAAGTGGGGGGACAGGATCCCCATTTGGGGACccccctttaccttctcccgcaggtagaagccgagccccagcgccaggaagaccaagcccaagacgaagcccccgacccccaccaggatcttgctgcggacggtgtccagtggcatctctggggggagccgggggggtcagcacccccaaaacctcctcccacgCACCACCcggcaccccacagagcccggcccgctctcccccagcccacccgggggtccctgaaacctcctgccagtcccttcccagcccctgtagggatcccacccagcccctcccagcccctttaGGAccctccaacccccctcccatcacccccagcacccaccaaactccctcccagttgcccccactgtgcccccggtgctgggggagccgggccgtaccccagtgccggctgagggggtgctccaggctgacgtgctccacctggcagctgtaggtgaccccgcgccggggggggatttccagcatcACCAGCACCTGGTAGCTCCAGTCCCCGTTGGGGACCACGTCGGTGGCCACCACGTGctccggcagctcctgcccatcctggaaccacctcacctgcactggcgcagggtagaaatccatcacggagcagagcaggcggccggggccgggctgggagctcgacggcaccagcgagatggacacgctggggggcactgggagggagggcacAGGGCTTGGAGGGCATTGGTAGGGATTGGGATGgcattgggagggactgggatgtcactgggagggactgggaattgACTGGGATAGAAGAGGATTGGCTGGCggggcactggggagagagTTGGGAGATGTGGGAGTGAAGTGAGAACGACTGGGAATGGACTGAGAGGGTCTGGGAATGGATCCAGAGGGTCTGGGAGTGGAGTGAGAGGGAgtgagagggactgggaatgactgggaaTGGGCTGGTCTGGACTGGGAAGGAAGCGATCGAGACTGGGAGGCTGAATCCTGACGAGGGAAGTCTTTGGTTTGGGTCTGCCTGGCAACTGGAGCGTCATCAGAGAGAcgcgctgggattggctgagggcgGGAGCTCGGTGGCCTCAGCGGGGTGGAGGCgcgggggggcactgggagagactgggatggactggggtgcgcgggggggcactgggagagactgggatggactggggtacactgggagaaactgggataaactgggagagAATGGAGTGGACTGGGAAGAACTGGGAGGGAGCCAAAGGGCATGGGAAAGGCCGAGGGAGGGCTGAAGGGTCTGGGGTGATTCCCAGGGAGGGTTTGAGGGGCTCCAGAGTCATTCCCGGGGCAGAGCCCGAGGGGACCCGCTCTGCCCCACGCTCACCTCTGCGGTTCACCAGGAGCGGGGTGGACACCTCGTAGTTGTACCGGCATAGGTCCACCGCAGACCGTCTGTGCTCCATCCATTCCGGGTTGCTGTTCCAGTACTTGGCAACCTCCTCCCCGTCCGGTGTGTCCCCCACATAGACCCCCCCATCGCTGTCGAAGTGCACGTACTGCTCCCGGTTGTAGATGAATGTCTCGAAGAATCTCACCCGCTCGGTGCCGTTGATGAAGTAACACTCGCTCGTAGTCAACTCCTggaacacccctgtgtgtgcaggacacggGTCAAGGGTGTCCTCGTGTCCCCCCCCATCATCCCTTAGGCCCCCCCAGCAGGCTGgcagctcagggggccaccccggacccccctttcccacccccctctgccccatggacgccccagcaccGGCTCTTGGGTGAGGGGAACCCCCCAATCAGCCcccggggatggacaggggggttgggaaCCCCCCACTGCTGATCTGATCCCCCCCAGAGCCTcagggaaccgctccagggctcaagGGACACCCAGGGATCCCCATggcacccctctgcctgctctcccacacccccttgccccctctcccacccctttcccaacGTCCCCACAATCCCCAGAACCCCCCCGCCCTCACTCTGGGGCTCCCACCTCTCCCACTCACTCCGGGCtttccaacccccctcccactcacttttggggctcccatcccctcttttctcccctctttcccccctttcccaccccatccccctgcccgccccccccgctcacccgacagctcctcgcccgcagccgggggggctcccagcaccaccagcaccgccagcacggccccagctccccgcacacgctccatgcccagcgccggacagctgctgacagccccaaaccagccgggcggcgccgttttggggggtttggggcgcgctgggcttggctgagggcgCAGTTGGGGCCCTTTTGTCGAGGCGTCTTCCCggcgactgatgagtcatcagcgcggcgcgctgggattgggcgcgggcggcgtgggcgctttgggattggctgagggccgttgggggcccccgcggcagccccggggctggggggttcggggggtccgtgggctgcgggggaggggggagctcaggTGAACCCAAAAATGGGCTTCCAGGGAGTGCAGAGAattgggaagctttactggggaCACCGGGAGCAGTCGGCTGGAGTCAGAACAAAAGCAGGTACAGGGGGACACatgacccccccaaaatcagcaCGGGGATGGATTGGcgggtccaggctgggcccccTCATCCCTCTAAGGACCCTCCAAATCCCTTCTCAGCCTTTCCATTTCCCCGCAAAGCTGCTCCCATCCCCAAAAGACTcccccaaactccctcccagttgcccccaggaCTCACCAAGGCCCCtctgagccctcccagcacccaccaaCCTCCTTCTCATCCTCTCCATTCCCCCCTAGACCCTTTTCCTTACCCCGAAACTCCCTCCCAATTTCCCCCTAAggcccccagagcccctcacccccctcccagtgtgcccccggtgctgggggggccgggccgtaccccagtcccggctgagggggtgctccaggATGACGTGCTCCACCCGGCACcgggggggatttccagcatccccagcacctGGTAGGTCCAGTCCCCGTTTCCTCAAGAGAGTGCGGAGGAAAAGACTCCAGGCCAGGGGAGTGGATGAGATGAGATAAAGAGAGCAGGTCCTTCAGTGGAGCCTCAGGCCAGGGGAACACACACGACGGGCACCCCCCAGGCAGTGGCTCTGGGATTTTAGAACAAGGTCCATCCAACCCCAGATCTCTCCACCCCCCACTTCTGCCCCGTTCTGCCCCCGACACACCCCTTTGGGAATTGGGCTTGGGatctttgggaccccttcttcctcagctTCATCTTCTTCGCAGCACCcacagtccttggagctcctccagAGTTCCGGGCTTGAAGGTGGCTGTGTCTGTGGGATGTCTTCTGGTCCAGGCTTTTCTACAATTCtgccttgaaaagaagactaaacacgcTAACGGGATTTAGAGGGATTGATGTGGGATGGGGTAACAGGGTTGGGGATGTGCAAACATTATGCTACAGGGTAAGGGATAGAATGCAGCTCCATTAAAATCTACAATCACTACACCACTACTTCTAAAATATAACAAAGTTAAAAAttccaaaaagctctgaggcatcacacctcttcttttacagttctatCACAACTTTTTATAAGTCAATCATATTATATTATAGAGCTCCATTTCTATGTTGGGTAGGTACACCTTTTATATATCTTCATATACCTTTATATACCTCTTATAAACCTTTTAATGCCTTATAAAATCCCAGGGACCTTGCTTGAAACTCCCTGGATCCAGGGACTGAGAGGATCTCCCTGAATAACACTTTCAGTGGGCACTGGAATCCTCAGGATCCTGGAACCCCTGGAGCATCAACAGCTTTGTCCCTCCAAGGGGGTCCCAATTTGTTTCCAATGGTTcaagaatacaaaataaaccaaataccagtttccaaaaccaaatcaacTCATAGGTCCAGAAATCACAAGTTAATATCCAAAATACCAGAAAGGATTTCTTTAAGATTCTTTCTTTGCAACCTGAAGTACCCTTAATACAAAATTAACCAAATACCTgtttccaaaaccaaataaaccaaataccagTTCCAGAACCAAATAAACCAATGAGTCCAGACTCCCAAATTAATATCCaaaatcatggctgggcttcgcgaatgaagatttgggaagggctctgcccacatttgctacaagcacactggtggctaaagaggccaatacgagatagacacgtccagttgcaaaaggcagagcagaaagactccttggatgggatCGAcaggacacggttctttctgcgttgtcttttctcctcgatggtgatcctgctgcgttctcaaaggaagcagcagcgttagagatggggtgtctccagacctcccgactggaggccagagtagaccggtgatgaagatcaatatggccaaggctgatatgttgtttcaggcagtccttgtatctcctcttcggggctcctctcttgcgtcagctggt
This Pseudopipra pipra isolate bDixPip1 chromosome W, bDixPip1.hap1, whole genome shotgun sequence DNA region includes the following protein-coding sequences:
- the LOC135404801 gene encoding class II histocompatibility antigen, B-L beta chain-like; this translates as MERVRGAGAVLAVLVVLGAPPAAGEELSGVFQELTTSECYFINGTERVRFFETFIYNREQYVHFDSDGGVYVGDTPDGEEVAKYWNSNPEWMEHRRSAVDLCRYNYEVSTPLLVNRRVPPSVSISLVPSSSQPGPGRLLCSVMDFYPAPVQVRWFQDGQELPEHVVATDVVPNGDWSYQVLVMLEIPPRRGVTYSCQVEHVSLEHPLSRHWEMPLDTVRSKILVGVGGFVLGLVFLALGLGFYLREKVKGGE